The Scyliorhinus canicula chromosome 17, sScyCan1.1, whole genome shotgun sequence DNA window GTCGCAATCCCTCACCACTTGGATACCTCGGTCCCTGAAACTGTCCCCGACCACTCTGAACAGCAGATCCctcagtcgcctctcctgacctctcgcctcgaccacaaacatctcgctcttccccatattgagcttataccTTCAAACCGtcctggatgacctgcatcaactgctccgatGGTCGCAGCGCCGCCACCCCAGGGGTCCGGTCCtcggccatgctgtctcctgctgcagcttcaacaCAGTTCTTGGCTAACTTTTTATTTCATTCTTTTCGTGCGCTTCTGGTTCTTTGCTCCATACACTAATACATTGAAAcggtgcccaattgcctcagccttTGAATTCACCGTTTAAAACCAGAAAAAAGTCAgtgggaaaggtccaaaagtccgaccggagcgggagccaccaaatgtgcgacttactccttcatagccgccacggGAAGTCTCcttccatagccgccaccggaagtctccctccatagccgccaccggaagtccagggtaggtgaattggccactctacattgccccttaattggaaagaatgaattgggtactctaaattaaaagaaaacactcccatctctgcctggaatggacccacattggtctttgctaatcttttcatttcacattcctaTAGGAGCTTTTCCCGTCACTTTTTTATGTTTCTCATCAGCTGgatctcatattctattttctgtTTATCAGTTTCTTcgccctcctttgctgaattctaaaacaagTTCCAAATCCTCAGGCTCACTACTATTTGGCCCACTTtatgagcctcttcctttgatccAATGGAATATTTAACGTTTCTTGTAAGCCACGGTTGTCTCACTTTCGCTGATTTTTGCTCCTAAAGGAATCTATATTAGTTGCAGATATGTGAAATAAGAGTCCCCAaagtcccagaggctgctttcctctttgacagagtgaactgactggtggtgattgaatcTGACAGTCACCACACCACAGTCGAGGGGCAATGTtgaaaggtggggccttcatggataacctcagccggtacgggagttgaacccctGATATTGGAGTCACTGCGCAtgacaaaccagccatccagccaactgagttaactcTCCCGGTGTGAAgttgctggtgtctccgcaggttggataacgtagtgaatcccttctcacactgagagcaggtgaggggcctctccccagtgtgaactcgctggtgtgtttgCAGGCTGGAGAaattagtgaatcccttcccacaccgagagcaagtgaatggcctccccccagtgtgaattcgctggtgcttccgcaggctggataattgactgaatcccttcccacactgagagcaggtgaacggcttttccccagtgtgaactcgctggtgtatttgttggtgggataactgagtgaatcccttcccacactgagagcaggtgaacggcttctccccagtgtgaatttgcttgtGTGAACGTAAGCCAGATGGAtctgtaaatcccttcccacactgagagcaggtgaacggcctctccccaatgtgaactcgctggtgtgaacgCAAGCCAGATGGatcagtaaatcccttcccacactcagagcaggtgaatggcatctccccagtgtgaacacgctggtgtcgcCGCAGGCAggataactcagtgaatcccttctcacactgagagcaggtgaatggcctctcaccagtgtgaactcgctggtgtgaccgcAGGCTGGATAAATgaccaaatcccttcccacattgagagcaagtaaatggcttctccccagtgtgaactcgttggtgtgtttgtaggtgggataactgagtgaatcccttcccacactgggagcaggtgaacggcctctccccagtgtgaagccgCTGGTGTGAACGCAGGCCAGATGGatcactgaatccctttccacactgagcgtaggtgaacggcttctccccagtgtgaacccgctggtgtgtttGTAGGTgggataattgagtgaatcccttcccacactgggagcaggtgaacggcctctccccagtgtgaactcgctggtgtgaccgcAGGCCGGATAagtcagtgaatcccttctcacagtgagagcacatgaatggcctctccccgtgtgactgcgtcgatgaatctcaaGATGAGATGGTGCATTGAATCCTTAATACAGTCCCCACAAaaccatggtttctccatgttttgtgtCACCTTGTGTCTCTCCTGGTCAGAAAATCAGTCGGAAGTCTCATCCACACACTGAACACGTGCACGGTCCTCTCCCAGCTGTGGCTTGTGTGatgatttttcaggctgtgtagcTGGTTAAagatctttccacagtcagtgctctggaacactcttatcgggtgtgtgtgtctcagtgcttttccagtcacactgatgtttaaaatcttttgaggCTGTCTGATCCGGCAAACATTCCCTTCtggattcaaaggccgatgatagtCAGATCCCAAAGAATctggtgactctgtcagatcgagacgttatgtttgagatttctgtctgtaattcctcctcttctcatatcctgtaaaaggagtttacaaaagacatcacagtcagtacaggatagaaattcagaacagacaattctagtttctggagaacattctttcctctctcattccccaataccgagTCTCTAATGCCTATTTCTCCCTGTCTTCAGGGAGCGGCAGAGTCTGGGAGCAGTCAGTATAAAGACCTTTCCTCGGGAATTCACCGCCTAGTTTCCAGGGAGTGGACTGAGGGGTCCGGATTTTCGTAGCTGAAGAAAGAAACCTTTCCTTGGGGATTTACGGCCTACTCACCAGGGTGTGGATTAGGAGCCGGAAATTTAATACCTTCCCCCGGGGATCTGCGGCCGAGTCTCCAGGCAATGGAATCGGAGCTGGAGGACTGAGAGCTGCctagtcctccagccaatcagagtcaatgaggggcggggctgtagGACTCAGACAGCCgcttggtcctccagccaatcagagtg harbors:
- the LOC119951584 gene encoding zinc finger protein 239-like, coding for MCSHCEKGFTDLSGLRSHQRVHTGERPFTCSQCGKGFTQLSHLQTHQRVHTGEKPFTYAQCGKGFSDPSGLRSHQRLHTGERPFTCSQCGKGFTQLSHLQTHQRVHTGEKPFTCSQCGKGFGHLSSLRSHQRVHTGERPFTCSQCEKGFTELSCLRRHQRVHTGEMPFTCSECGKGFTDPSGLRSHQRVHIGERPFTCSQCGKGFTDPSGLRSHKQIHTGEKPFTCSQCGKGFTQLSHQQIHQRVHTGEKPFTCSQCGKGFSQLSSLRKHQRIHTGGRPFTCSRCGKGFTNFSSLQTHQRVHTGERPLTCSQCEKGFTTLSNLRRHQQLHTGRVNSVGWMAGAKISESETTVAYKKR